The Anabaena sp. WA102 genome contains a region encoding:
- a CDS encoding type II toxin-antitoxin system VapC family toxin has translation MKIEDYLIQGKKLFLDTAPVIYYVENNPQYQSLVNYVFENLDSGLLSAVTSPITLSECLVYPYRLGLTELKEDFIDLIVSGVNVEFIQIDELIAKQASQLRAKYNLALLDSLQISVAIVAKCDVFLTNDIQLKRVTELPILVLSDFLAGGKNG, from the coding sequence ATGAAGATTGAAGATTATTTAATTCAGGGTAAAAAGTTATTTCTGGATACTGCACCAGTAATTTATTATGTTGAGAATAATCCTCAATATCAATCGTTAGTTAATTATGTATTTGAGAATCTTGATTCAGGTTTGCTGAGTGCTGTTACTTCTCCTATCACTTTATCTGAGTGTTTAGTTTATCCTTATCGTTTAGGATTAACTGAACTAAAAGAGGATTTTATTGATTTGATTGTTTCTGGTGTAAATGTTGAGTTTATTCAAATTGATGAATTAATTGCTAAACAAGCCTCTCAATTACGAGCTAAATATAATTTGGCTTTATTAGATTCTTTACAAATTTCTGTGGCTATTGTGGCTAAGTGTGATGTATTTTTAACGAATGATATTCAATTGAAACGAGTAACAGAATTACCAATTTTAGTTTTGAGTGATTTTTTGGCAGGTGGTAAAAATGGATAA
- a CDS encoding DUF2281 domain-containing protein has product MTQAVEKQESILDRVQNLTPEQQEEVLNFIDFLQFKRQKQDVEPKKRRKWGDIKGKAPYRLVGEDAQIWVSRNRREETENRELHLRSNYED; this is encoded by the coding sequence ATGACTCAAGCTGTGGAAAAACAAGAATCTATTTTAGATAGAGTCCAGAATTTAACACCGGAACAACAGGAAGAGGTATTAAATTTTATTGATTTTTTGCAATTTAAGAGACAAAAGCAGGATGTAGAGCCAAAAAAACGCCGTAAATGGGGAGATATTAAAGGTAAAGCACCTTATCGTTTAGTTGGTGAAGATGCTCAAATTTGGGTGTCAAGAAATAGAAGAGAGGAGACGGAAAATAGAGAATTACATTTAAGAAGTAACTATGAAGATTGA
- a CDS encoding TniQ family protein — MSRRIRQAGKEISKAAGVGGAIARWEKFRFNPPPSGQQLEALAKVVGVDADRLEQMLAPAGVGMNLEPIRLCAACYVDSPCHRIEWQFKVTQGCQHHHLSLLSECPNCGARFKVPALWVDGWCQRCFTTFGEMVEHQKNI, encoded by the coding sequence ATGAGTCGCAGGATTCGCCAAGCAGGTAAAGAAATTAGCAAGGCTGCTGGGGTTGGGGGTGCGATCGCTCGTTGGGAAAAATTTCGTTTTAATCCCCCTCCTTCTGGGCAACAGTTGGAGGCTTTGGCTAAGGTTGTGGGGGTTGATGCTGATAGGTTAGAGCAGATGTTAGCACCTGCCGGGGTGGGAATGAATCTTGAACCTATTCGGCTTTGTGCTGCTTGTTATGTGGATTCCCCTTGTCACCGGATTGAGTGGCAGTTTAAGGTAACTCAGGGGTGTCAGCATCATCATTTAAGTTTGTTGTCTGAGTGTCCTAATTGTGGGGCTAGGTTTAAAGTTCCGGCTTTGTGGGTTGATGGTTGGTGTCAAAGATGTTTTACTACGTTTGGGGAGATGGTAGAACATCAGAAGAATATTTAA
- a CDS encoding Fic/DOC family N-terminal domain-containing protein, whose translation MNPEDFQNTPTGRLVQIEEGKNPCYAFVPNPLPPIIELDIEIWRTLSDADRALGELAGLGRTMPNPTLLIRPFIRREAVLSSRIEGTQTNITNLYAYETGQLSLPGVVPPAPEGDAQEVLNYVRTLEYGLDG comes from the coding sequence ATGAACCCCGAAGACTTTCAAAACACTCCTACAGGTAGATTAGTACAAATAGAAGAAGGTAAAAATCCTTGTTATGCTTTTGTTCCTAATCCCCTACCACCAATAATTGAACTGGATATAGAAATTTGGCGTACTCTTTCAGATGCAGACCGCGCTTTAGGTGAACTTGCCGGATTAGGACGTACCATGCCAAATCCGACTCTTCTCATTCGTCCATTTATTCGTCGTGAAGCTGTTCTTTCTTCACGAATTGAAGGAACGCAAACAAATATAACTAATCTTTATGCTTATGAAACAGGACAACTCTCACTTCCTGGTGTTGTTCCTCCAGCGCCTGAAGGAGATGCACAAGAAGTATTAAATTATGTGCGTACACTAGAGTACGGATTAGATGGTTAA